Genomic DNA from Ruminococcus sp. OA3:
TAACTGGCAGCTGTATTCTGACATCAGTCCGGCATGTTCACCATCAAGCAGTTTGCTTTCTTCCAGCACTTCAATTGCTTTCGCATAATTCCCCTGTACGATACCACTCATTCATCAGAGCACTCCCATATTGCCTGTATCTCCATGTTTCACAGCCATTTGCGCCTCCGTACTAATAGTAGTGTCGCATGTATTTTTGAAGACGACAATAATCTTTCATAGACAGGAAAGTACTTGAAATCAGTTCTTGAATACGGTAGTTAACTAAAATCAACAAAACATAAATTGAAAATTCATGCAATATATATGAAATTCACAATGAAATTAATATAATGCACTTTTTCTTTAATTTGTCAGTTTACAGAAAAGTCAAAAAAAATTAACATGATAAAAAAGAGGAGGCGAGATAAAGGATGGAATACACGGGTGAATATATTCTCGAAATGAAGAATATCGTGAAACTCTTTCCGGGCGTACGTGCACTGGATGGGATGGACCTGAAAATCCGACCGGGCAAAGTCCATGTGATAGCCGGAGAAAACGGAGCCGGAAAATCAACGCTTATGAAGGTCATAAACGGAGATTACGTTGCTGAAGAAGGTGAAGTCATCTATAAGGGGCAAAAGCTTGGCAAAAGGACGATCATGGAGACGATCCAGATGGGAATCTCCATGATCAGACAGGAAATGAACCCAATCAGACAGATGACTGTTGCGGAGAACATTTATCTGGGTCGGGAACCACAGAAAGTAAAGGGATTTGTGGATTTTAAAATATTAAATGACAGGACAAATGAGCTTCTTCAGGAGTTGGAAATTCCCTATAAGGCGACGCAGAAGCTGGAGACGATGAGTATTGCGGCACAGCAGCAGATAGAAATTGCAAAAGCTATGAGTACGAACGCATCTGTCATTATCATGGATGAACCTACTTCGGCAATATCAGACACAGAAGTCAATATGTTGTTCAGACAGATTCAAAGATTAAAAGAGAAAGGCGTTGCGATCATTTATATTACTCATAAGATGGACGAAATCAGGAGGATCGCGGATGAAATCACGATCATCCGGGACGGGTCATGGGTGAGCTCCGGTCCAATTGAAAAGTATAAAGAGGATGATATTATATCACTCATGGTAGGACGGAAAATCTCAAACATTTTCCCAAAAGAAGAAGTACTGATCGGTGATGTTGTGATGGAAGTGAAAG
This window encodes:
- a CDS encoding sugar ABC transporter ATP-binding protein, whose protein sequence is MEYTGEYILEMKNIVKLFPGVRALDGMDLKIRPGKVHVIAGENGAGKSTLMKVINGDYVAEEGEVIYKGQKLGKRTIMETIQMGISMIRQEMNPIRQMTVAENIYLGREPQKVKGFVDFKILNDRTNELLQELEIPYKATQKLETMSIAAQQQIEIAKAMSTNASVIIMDEPTSAISDTEVNMLFRQIQRLKEKGVAIIYITHKMDEIRRIADEITIIRDGSWVSSGPIEKYKEDDIISLMVGRKISNIFPKEEVLIGDVVMEVKGLTSRGVFREIDFKVRAGEILGFSGLVGAGRSEVMRAIFGLDPYDSGKIMLNGRELKIKSTEDAIANGIAMASEDRRAEGIVPVRSVRENISLAFIRQFKRQAKIVNKKEEKKAVNDMIDTFDIKVSNPEQEIRTLSGGNQQKAILAKWLLGDIKVLILDEPTRGIDVGSKAEIHKLMCDYAKKGIAIIMISSELPEILGMSDRVMVMREGRIAAELTREEASQEAIMKLAT